The Dehalococcoidia bacterium genomic sequence GCATCGGCATCGCATCGGAGGACCAGCAGCGCATCTTCGAGGAGTTCCGCCGCGTGGAAGGCTCGCCGGTGCACGAGGGCACGGGCCTCGGCCTGGCGCTGGCGCGGCGCTTCGTCGAGCTGCACGGCGGCGAGATTAGACTGCAGAGCGCGCCCGGCGCCGGCAGCACATTTACGGTCACGCTGCCGCTGAGCGGCCCAATCGTGCAGTCCGGTACCGAGTCCGCCATGCAAGCGGGCGCCGCGGCACCCGTCTGATCGGGCCGCGGGAGCACGTAACCGGCGTGGCAGAAAAAGGATGCGAGCATGAACGCCCAGCCCGTGATCCTGCTCGTGGACGACGTGCCGGCCAACAACCGGCTTTTGGAAGCGATCCTCGAGCCCTGCGGCTATGAGACGATCGCCGTGGAGTCGGGCGGCGCGGCGCTGGCGCATGTGGCCGGCGAGCCGGTCGATCTCGTCCTGCTCGACGCGGTGATGCCCGGCATCGACGGCTACGAGGTCTGCCGGCAGTTGCGCGGCAGCGAGGCGACGCGCCTGCTGCCGATCGTGGTGATCACGGCCAGCGGCGCGCCGGCGAAGGCGAAGGCGATCGAGGCCGGCGCCGACGACTTCATCGCCAAGCCGCTCGACCAGGACGAGCTCCTGGCGCGGGTGCGCTCGCTGCTGCGCATCAAGCGCTACCACGACACGATCCAGCGCCAGGCCGAAGAGCTGGCCGGCTGGAACCGCACGCTGACCGAGCGGGTTGAAGAACGTACACACGAGCTTGAGGCGGCGCGGGCGCAGATCCTCGAGTTGTACCAGGAATTGGCGCGGCGCAACCGGCAGTTGCACGAGCTGGTGGAGCGGCTGAGCGCGGATGCCGGGCGCCGCGGCGAATCCCGTGCGCCGGTGGCCGCGATCGTGGAGAAGCTGACGCCGCGCGAGCTGGACGTGCTGCGCTTGCTGGCGCGGGGCCAGACCAACGGCGCGATCGCGGCGGAGCTGGTGGTGAGCGTGGCGACGATCAAGTTCCACGTCGAGAACATCATCGCCAAGCTCGGCGTCGCCGACCGCACGCAGGCCGCGGTGCGCGCCGTCGAGCTGGGGCTGCTCGGTGAGCGCGCGGACGAGCGGGCAACCGGCCGCCCGGCGGGGCCGATCCTCTCCGCCTGACGGGGGGCGAAGGGTGGGCGGGCGCGGCAGACTGGCCGCGGGCACGGCGCGGCGGATCGGAGCGCGGCGATGGCGAGGCGGTTCGGGCGACGGCGGGTCTTGGGCGGGCTGGCGGTGGTGGGCGCGGTCGGGGCTGGTGCGCCGTTGCTGGTGCATGAGTTGCAGCGCACCGTCTTCGCCGGCGAGCCGCCGCACCTGCCGCGCATCGCCTACCTGGGCAGCGCCGACGAGCCGCTGGCCGCGCCGTTTGTGCAGCGCCTGGCCGCGCTGGGCTGGGCTGATGGCAAGAGCATGCGCCTGCTCTTCAGCGGCACCTCACCGCAGGCGCTCGCGCGTGCGGACCAGGTTCCGTGGAACTACCCCGATCCCGCGCTCGCCCGTTTCCTGAGCGACGTCACCGGCCGCCAGCGGGCGCGCGTGATCGTGGCGCCGTCGGATGCCTACGCAAGCAATGCGCGTGCCGCAACCAACAGCATCCCGATCGTGACGGTGGCCAGCGCGGACCCCGTGGGGTTGGGCTTCGCCCAATCGCTGGCGCGGCCCGGCGGCAACACGACCGGCCTCGCCACGCTGACGCCGCAGCTGGACGCCAAGCGGATCGAGCTATTGCACGAGGCTTTGCCGACCGCCCGGCATGTCGCGGTGCTCTGGGATCCGAACGACCCGGTGCGCGGCCAGAGCAACGCCGCACTGCAAGACACGGCGGCAACGCTCGGCCTGCGGCTGACCTTCATCCAGGTCCGCTGGGATGGCCTGACGTCCGTGCTGTCAGACCTCGACGTGGCGCAGGTGAGCAGCGATCCGCTCGACGCGCTGCTGCTGCTGGAAGACGCGCAGCAGGGCAGCATCGACGTGTCCCAGGTCGCCACCGCCGCCACGGCGCGCCGGCTGCCTGCAGTGTTCGCCACGCGCGCCGGGCCGGAGAGCGGCGGCCTGCTCTCCTACGGGCCGAGCCTGCCGGCGCTGGCGCAACGGGCGGCGGAGTACGTCGACCGGCTGCTGCGCGGCGCCCGCCCGGAGACGCTGCCGATCGAGCAAGCCTCGGCCTTCGAGCTGGTGGTGAACAGCGCCACGGCCAGCGCGCTCGGGCTCTCGCTGCCCTCAACCGTGCTCGCGCAGGCGAGCGAGGTGCTGCAACCGGCGGCGCCGGGAAGGGCGGCTGCCGGCGGCTCACCAGCTGCCGGATCGGGGCCGCACACACTGACGATCGCGCTCGACCATGAGCCTGAACACCTCGATCCGCGACAGGGCGGCATTCTCGCCGTCGACGTGATCGTGCAGCGGCTGCTCTGGCGCGGGCTGTTCGATTTCGACGCGGCGGGCGCGGTCGTGCCGGCGCTCGCCGCCGAGTTGCCAACCAGGGAGAACGGCGGCATCTCCGCGGACGGCCTGACCTTCACGGTCAGGCTGAAGGCTAATCAAACCTTCCGCGACGGCAGCCCACTGACGGCGCAGGACCTGGAGTATTCGATCAAGCGCCTGTTCGAGCCGGGCCACGCCGGCGTCACGGCGGCAGATTACTTCGACATCGCCGGGGCCGAGGCCTACAGCACGGCGCTCGGCACGCCCGCACAACCGAAAACCGTCTCCGACGCGGAGCTGGCGCGCTTACGCGAGGTTGTCGGTGTGCGTGCGTTAGACGCGTCGACGCTCGTCTTGATCCGCGATTCATCGGCTCGGGGCTTCACCAGCTCGTTTCTCACGCGCATCGCCATGCCCGCGCTCTATCCCGTGCAGCGCAGCAGCGTGGAGGGACTCGGCGCGGCGAAGCTGAACGCGGACACGCTCATCGGCAATGGGCCGTTCCTGCTGCAGGAGCACGTACCCAACGACCACCTGACGCTTGTGCCCAATCCTCTCTACACGCTTGAGCCGAAGCCGCGCCTGCAACGTCTCACCATCCGCATCGTCAGCGATCCCACGCAGCGCATCGAGATGTACAAGCGCGGGGAGCTCGACCTGGCTAACTGCTTCCCCATCCAGGCGGTGCCGCTCGCCGCCGACCCGGCATATCGCGACCACCTGCGCCGCGAGCCATTGCTCGCAATCCAATACGTGGCGTTCAATCCCAAGACGCCGCCCTTCGACGACGGGCGCGTGCGCCGCGCCCTCGCGCGGGCGATCGACCGCGATGCACTCGTGGCGCAGGTCTTTCAGGGCTACCTCCCGGCCGGCGCGACGATCCTGCCGCCAGGCATGCCGGGCTACGATCCGGCCAACCAGGCGATCGCGAGCTTCGACCCGGCGGCCGCGCGGGCGGCGCTGGCCGAGGCGGGCTATCCGGACGGACGAGGCTTTCCCGACGGCGTGACGCTGCTGCGCCTCAACCAGGTGTCGGGCAAAGGGGTACTCGACTTCGTCGTGCAGAGCTGGCGACAGGTACTCAATATCTCAGTGAACGTCCAGCCCGTGGACGATATCCTGCCGCGTATCTTCCAGGGCCAGTACCAGAGCTATTTCGGTGTCTGGATCGCCGACTTCCCGCATCCGGAGGACTTTCTGCAGCGGCTGTTCGCCAGCAACGGCCGGGCGAACCCGAGCAGCCGGTACAGCAATCCAGCTTTCGATGCGGCCTGCGCGCTGGCCGGCGCCGAACCCGATCCGGCTAAACAGGTGGCGCTCTGGTCGGCCGCCGAGCGCATCGTGCTGGATGACTGTCCCTTCGCGGTGCTCTTCTACCCGGAGCTGCTGACCTTTCGCCGGCCGCGTGTCACCGGCCTGCGCGGCGGCTCATCCGACCTCGGCGCCTACGGCGACGCCGCGCTCGACCTGGTGGACACGACCGCCTGAGCGGCCGCATGGCCTCACCCCCTGGCCCCCTCTCCATGGCTTGCCATCGCGCGGAGCGCGTTCTCAGATGGAGAGGGAACGGCAGTGGAAAAGTCTGAATGGAGTCACGCCCTGCGCCCTGCGCCCTGCGCCCTCTGTTCCCCGTTCCCTGTCGCCTGTAACCTGTCACCTATGGCAGAGCCGAACCGCCCCACGCCCGTGCCCGACGAGCTGACGCGCCCCTTCTGGGAGGCGGCGGCGGAGCGGCGGCTCGTGGCGCAGCGCTGCGCGGCCTGCGGCTTCTGGCAGCAGCCGCCGGCGCCGGTCTGCCAGCGCTGCACGAGCACCGATCTCGCCTTCCAGCCGGTTTCCGGCCGCGGCACGGTCTACACGTACACCACGATGTATCAGAAGAACGTGGCCGGCTTCGAGCAGGCCGTGCCTTACGTCAACCTGGTGGTCGAGTTGGCGGAGCAGCCGCTCTTGCTGATGCTCTCCTACCTGCCGGGCGACGCCGCCGGCTGGGTGCAGATCGGCGCCGCGGTTGAAGTCACGTTCGAGCCGCTGCCCGACGGCCAGCTCCTGCCGCAATGGCGCCGGGCGCCGGGGTGATTGTTGGGCGCGGCTGTCGGCCCTCACCCCCTTCCCCTCTCCCAATCCTGGGCGAGGGGCGATCCAGCGGCGGGCGTTCCGATCGATACACGGTTAACCCGACGCCCTCTCGCTCCAGCACCGCAGGATCGCCCCTTTCCCTCATCCCAGATCGCGCTCCGCGCGATGTCAGAGATTGGGGGAAAGGGGACGGGGGATAGAGGGCCGACGGCCGCGGGGGACCGCTGTAAAGGAGTCCCGTCATGTGGCAGGGCCGTGGCAAAACCGCCGTCGTCGGCGTCGGCTTCTCTGAACTGACACGCAACGCCACGCGCCCGCTCGGCGCCCTCGCTCTGGGCGCCTGCCGCGCGGCGATCGCCGACGCGGGCCTGCAGCCGTCGGACATCGACGGCGTCTGCACCTATCCCGACCAGCCCTTTCTCGGCGCCGGCAGCCGCGACGGCGTGGACCAGGTCTCAGCCGTCTACGTGATCAACCACCTGCCGCTGGCGGCCGACATCCAGTGGTACGCGCAGATCTCGACCGGCATGATTCCCAGCACGGTCGTCGAGGCCTGCAACGCGCTGATCGCCGGCGCCTGCTCGACCGTGCTGATCTGGCGGGCGCTGCACCAGCCGCGCGGCAGCTACGGCGCCTGGAGGGCGCACACCGCTCCCGGCGACAGCCAGTTCACCGCGCCCTACGGCTTCAGCAGCGTGATCCAGGTGCACGCCGCCGCCTACCGCCGCTACCTGCACCGCTTCGGCGCCACCCGCGAGCAGATGGCGGCGCTGGTGACCAACAGCCGCCGCAACGCCAACCTGAACGAGAGGGCGTTCTTCTACAAGACGCCGATGTCGCGCGAGGACTATCTGAGCGCGCGGCTGGTCGCCGATCCGCTCTGTCTCTTCGACTGCGATATTCCGGTCGAGGGTTGCGCGGCGCTGGTGCTGACCACGGCCGAGCGGGCGCGGGATCTGCCGCATCCGCCGGCCTACATCGCCGGCTACGGCCAGCACACGGCGCGCCGCCCCACCCTGCCCGTCTACATGCTGGACGACTACCTGGCCTGCGGCACGGCCACGGCGGACAAGATGTGGCAGCGCGCCGGCCTCGGTCCGCGCGACGTGCGCGTGGCCGAGCTGTACGACGGCTTCAGCCCCTCGACCTATTACTGGTTGGAAGCCGCCGGCTTCTGCGCCGAGGGCGAGGCAGCAAGCTTCGTGCAGGATGGGCGCATCGCGCTCACGGGCGAGCTGCCGGTGAACACCTTCGGCGGCAGCCTTTCCGAAGGGCGGCTGCACGGCATGGGCCACCTGGCCGAAGCCGTCTACCAGGTCACGGGCCGCGCCGGCCCGCGCCAGGTGCTGGACGCCGACGTGACGGTCGCGATCGACGGCTCGCCCCTGCTGCGCGG encodes the following:
- a CDS encoding response regulator, with the protein product MNAQPVILLVDDVPANNRLLEAILEPCGYETIAVESGGAALAHVAGEPVDLVLLDAVMPGIDGYEVCRQLRGSEATRLLPIVVITASGAPAKAKAIEAGADDFIAKPLDQDELLARVRSLLRIKRYHDTIQRQAEELAGWNRTLTERVEERTHELEAARAQILELYQELARRNRQLHELVERLSADAGRRGESRAPVAAIVEKLTPRELDVLRLLARGQTNGAIAAELVVSVATIKFHVENIIAKLGVADRTQAAVRAVELGLLGERADERATGRPAGPILSA
- a CDS encoding ABC transporter substrate binding protein, yielding MARRFGRRRVLGGLAVVGAVGAGAPLLVHELQRTVFAGEPPHLPRIAYLGSADEPLAAPFVQRLAALGWADGKSMRLLFSGTSPQALARADQVPWNYPDPALARFLSDVTGRQRARVIVAPSDAYASNARAATNSIPIVTVASADPVGLGFAQSLARPGGNTTGLATLTPQLDAKRIELLHEALPTARHVAVLWDPNDPVRGQSNAALQDTAATLGLRLTFIQVRWDGLTSVLSDLDVAQVSSDPLDALLLLEDAQQGSIDVSQVATAATARRLPAVFATRAGPESGGLLSYGPSLPALAQRAAEYVDRLLRGARPETLPIEQASAFELVVNSATASALGLSLPSTVLAQASEVLQPAAPGRAAAGGSPAAGSGPHTLTIALDHEPEHLDPRQGGILAVDVIVQRLLWRGLFDFDAAGAVVPALAAELPTRENGGISADGLTFTVRLKANQTFRDGSPLTAQDLEYSIKRLFEPGHAGVTAADYFDIAGAEAYSTALGTPAQPKTVSDAELARLREVVGVRALDASTLVLIRDSSARGFTSSFLTRIAMPALYPVQRSSVEGLGAAKLNADTLIGNGPFLLQEHVPNDHLTLVPNPLYTLEPKPRLQRLTIRIVSDPTQRIEMYKRGELDLANCFPIQAVPLAADPAYRDHLRREPLLAIQYVAFNPKTPPFDDGRVRRALARAIDRDALVAQVFQGYLPAGATILPPGMPGYDPANQAIASFDPAAARAALAEAGYPDGRGFPDGVTLLRLNQVSGKGVLDFVVQSWRQVLNISVNVQPVDDILPRIFQGQYQSYFGVWIADFPHPEDFLQRLFASNGRANPSSRYSNPAFDAACALAGAEPDPAKQVALWSAAERIVLDDCPFAVLFYPELLTFRRPRVTGLRGGSSDLGAYGDAALDLVDTTA
- a CDS encoding OB-fold domain-containing protein, with protein sequence MAEPNRPTPVPDELTRPFWEAAAERRLVAQRCAACGFWQQPPAPVCQRCTSTDLAFQPVSGRGTVYTYTTMYQKNVAGFEQAVPYVNLVVELAEQPLLLMLSYLPGDAAGWVQIGAAVEVTFEPLPDGQLLPQWRRAPG